The proteins below are encoded in one region of Streptomyces cyanogenus:
- a CDS encoding chaplin: protein MKNLKKAAAVTMVAGGLVAAGAGLASAHGGGHATGEAACSPGIASGNLVQAPVHVPVNAVGNSVNVIGVLNPTFGNNGLNH from the coding sequence GTGAAGAACCTGAAGAAGGCAGCGGCCGTGACGATGGTGGCCGGTGGCCTGGTGGCCGCCGGGGCCGGCCTGGCCTCCGCCCACGGCGGCGGCCACGCGACCGGCGAGGCGGCCTGCTCCCCGGGCATCGCCTCGGGGAACCTGGTCCAGGCCCCGGTGCACGTCCCGGTGAACGCGGTCGGCAACAGCGTGAACGTCATCGGTGTGCTGAACCCGACCTTCGGGAACAACGGCCTCAACCACTGA
- a CDS encoding response regulator — protein sequence MGEPIKVLLVDDHQVVRRGLRTFLEVQDDIEVVGEAADGAEGVARAEELRPDIVLMDVKMPGLDGIDALRRLRELDNPARVLIVTSFTEQRTVVPALRAGAAGYVYKDVDPDALAGAIRSVHAGHVLLQPEVADALLSQEEANTGQGRGSSLTEREREVLGLIADGRSNREIARALVLSEKTVKTHVSNILMKLDLADRTQAALWAVRHGVTG from the coding sequence GTGGGTGAACCGATCAAGGTGCTGCTGGTCGACGACCACCAGGTCGTCCGCCGGGGCCTGCGCACCTTCCTGGAGGTGCAGGACGACATCGAGGTCGTCGGCGAGGCCGCCGACGGCGCGGAGGGAGTCGCCCGCGCCGAGGAACTGCGCCCCGACATCGTCCTCATGGACGTCAAGATGCCGGGTCTGGACGGCATCGACGCCCTGCGCAGGCTGCGCGAGCTCGACAACCCCGCACGCGTGCTGATCGTCACCAGCTTCACCGAGCAGCGCACGGTCGTCCCGGCCCTGCGCGCGGGCGCCGCCGGGTACGTCTACAAGGACGTGGACCCCGACGCCCTCGCCGGCGCCATCCGCTCCGTGCACGCCGGGCACGTCCTGCTCCAGCCGGAGGTCGCCGACGCCCTGCTCTCCCAGGAGGAGGCCAACACCGGCCAGGGCAGAGGGAGTTCGCTCACCGAGCGGGAGCGCGAGGTGCTCGGCCTGATAGCGGACGGCCGCTCCAACCGGGAGATAGCCCGCGCCCTCGTGCTGTCCGAGAAGACCGTCAAGACGCACGTCTCCAACATCCTGATGAAACTCGACCTCGCCGACCGCACCCAGGCCGCGCTGTGGGCCGTACGCCACGGCGTGACGGGCTGA
- a CDS encoding GAF domain-containing sensor histidine kinase — translation MSQGPRSGLAAVSSALQAMSRHLEVRDVLKTIVASARDLLDAQYAALGVPDDHGGFAQFVVDGVSEEQWRAIGPLPRQHGILAAMLHEAKAERLADVRKDPRFEGWPDAHPDLADFLGLPIKDGEEVIGALFLANKRCAKPEGSCGFTQDDEELLSILAQHAAIALTNARLYERSRELTIAEERSRLAHELHDAVSQKLFSLRLTAQAAAALVDRDPARAKVELHQVASLAAEAADELRAAVVELRPAALDEDGLIATLRTQIQVLDRAHTARVTFTGNGFRALPAAQEEALLRVAQEALHNALRHSGADRVDVTIGRRGCGAVLRVTDDGSGFDPTAVRRAGRHLGLVSMRDRAAGVGGTLTVESAPGKGTTIEMEVPGG, via the coding sequence ATGAGTCAAGGCCCCCGGTCCGGCCTCGCCGCGGTGAGCTCCGCGCTGCAGGCCATGAGCAGGCACCTGGAGGTGCGCGACGTCCTCAAGACGATCGTCGCCTCCGCCCGCGACCTGCTCGACGCCCAGTACGCCGCCCTCGGGGTCCCCGACGACCACGGCGGCTTCGCCCAGTTCGTCGTGGACGGCGTCAGCGAGGAGCAGTGGCGCGCCATCGGGCCCCTCCCGCGCCAGCACGGCATCCTCGCCGCGATGCTGCACGAGGCGAAGGCCGAGCGCCTCGCCGACGTGCGCAAGGACCCCCGCTTCGAGGGCTGGCCGGACGCCCACCCCGACTTGGCCGACTTCCTGGGCCTGCCGATCAAGGACGGCGAGGAGGTCATCGGGGCGCTCTTCCTCGCGAACAAACGCTGCGCCAAGCCGGAGGGCAGCTGCGGCTTCACCCAGGACGACGAGGAACTGCTCTCGATCCTCGCCCAGCACGCCGCGATCGCCCTCACCAACGCCCGCCTCTACGAGCGCAGCCGCGAACTGACCATCGCGGAGGAACGCTCCCGCCTCGCCCACGAGCTGCACGACGCGGTCAGCCAGAAACTGTTCTCGCTGCGCCTGACCGCCCAGGCTGCGGCCGCGCTCGTCGACCGCGACCCCGCCCGCGCCAAGGTCGAACTGCACCAGGTGGCCTCCCTCGCCGCAGAGGCCGCCGACGAACTGCGCGCCGCCGTCGTGGAGCTGCGCCCCGCCGCGCTGGACGAGGACGGCCTGATCGCCACCCTGCGCACCCAGATCCAGGTCCTCGACCGCGCCCACACCGCGCGCGTGACCTTCACCGGCAACGGCTTCCGCGCCCTGCCCGCCGCCCAGGAGGAGGCCCTGCTCAGGGTCGCCCAGGAGGCGCTGCACAACGCCCTGCGCCACTCCGGCGCCGACCGGGTCGACGTGACCATCGGGCGGCGCGGCTGTGGAGCCGTCCTGCGCGTCACCGACGACGGCAGCGGCTTCGACCCCACGGCCGTCCGCCGCGCCGGACGCCACCTCGGTCTGGTCTCGATGCGGGACCGGGCCGCCGGCGTCGGCGGCACGCTGACCGTGGAATCGGCGCCCGGCAAGGGCACCACGATCGAGATGGAGGTCCCCGGTGGGTGA
- a CDS encoding transglycosylase SLT domain-containing protein — MPKNFLTRARSRALTKQHKIAVAGVAALGTAAVALSAAPSSAETVTTGAPAATAQVATAQVAAGTVLHNVQGTVTDQLAADSVKLDTFAAQKKAADAAAKQAAAKKAAVKAAAEAAAKKAAADAAAKKAAQERAAKAAVTRSVERPQMQTVAAKTYSNNLDGWIRQALDIMKAKGIPGSYSGLHRNIMRESSGNPKAINNWDINAINGIPSKGLLQVIPPTFQTYHVAGTSWNIYDPVANITAAANYAAHRYGSIDNVNSAY, encoded by the coding sequence ATGCCCAAGAACTTCCTCACCCGAGCTCGTAGTCGTGCGCTGACCAAGCAGCACAAGATCGCCGTCGCCGGTGTCGCCGCCCTCGGCACCGCCGCCGTGGCCCTCTCGGCCGCCCCGAGCAGCGCCGAGACCGTCACCACCGGTGCCCCGGCCGCCACGGCCCAGGTCGCCACGGCCCAGGTCGCCGCCGGCACCGTCCTGCACAACGTCCAGGGCACGGTCACGGACCAGCTCGCCGCCGACAGCGTCAAGCTCGACACCTTCGCGGCGCAGAAGAAGGCCGCCGACGCCGCCGCGAAGCAGGCCGCCGCCAAGAAGGCCGCCGTCAAGGCGGCCGCGGAGGCCGCCGCGAAGAAGGCCGCCGCCGACGCCGCCGCCAAGAAGGCCGCGCAGGAGCGCGCCGCCAAGGCCGCCGTCACCCGCTCCGTGGAGCGCCCGCAGATGCAGACGGTCGCCGCGAAGACGTACTCCAACAACCTCGACGGCTGGATCCGCCAGGCCCTGGACATCATGAAGGCCAAGGGCATCCCGGGCAGCTACAGCGGCCTGCACCGCAACATCATGCGGGAGTCCTCCGGCAACCCCAAGGCCATCAACAACTGGGACATCAACGCCATCAACGGCATCCCGTCCAAGGGTCTGCTGCAGGTCATCCCGCCGACCTTCCAGACGTACCACGTCGCGGGCACGTCCTGGAACATCTACGACCCGGTCGCGAACATCACCGCCGCCGCCAACTACGCGGCCCACCGGTACGGCTCCATCGACAACGTCAACAGCGCGTACTGA